From a single Oreochromis niloticus isolate F11D_XX linkage group LG3, O_niloticus_UMD_NMBU, whole genome shotgun sequence genomic region:
- the LOC109199026 gene encoding multifunctional protein ADE2-like gives MASTPELKIDQKLNEGKTKQIFELVDQPGLVLVQSKDQITAGNAVRKDQMEGKAAIANKTTSCMFQLLQESGIKTAFVKQHSDTAFIAAHCEMIPIEWVCRRVATGSFLKRNPGVKEGYRFSPLKMEMFFKDDANNDPQWSEEQLLEAKLCVAGLTIGQCEVDIMSRSTVAIFEIVEKAWATQNCTLVDMKIEFGVSVKSGEIVLADVIDNDSWRLWPAGDRSQQKDKQVYRELKEVTPEAMQMVKRNFEWVSERVKLLLDPQASSRVVLLMGSISDVAHCEKIRKACASYGIPCVLRVTSAHKGPDETLRIKAEYEGDGVPTVFVAVAGRSNGLGPVMSGNTAYPVISCPPLTPDWGPQDVWSSLRMPSGLGCSTVLSPEACAQFAAQILGLRDHLVWCKLRASMLNTWVSLKLADKKFQACSL, from the exons ATGGCCTCCACCCCAG AGTTGAAAATCGACCAGAAGCTCAATGAGGGCAAGACTAAACAGATTTTCGAGCTGGTGGACCAGCCGGGACTGGTTCTAGTCCAGTCTAAGGACCAGATCACAGCTGGGAACGCAGTGAGGAAAGATCAGATGGAGGGCAAAGCTGCCATTGCCAACAAAACCACAAGCTGCATGTTCCAGCTGCTGCAGGAGTCTG GCATTAAGACGGCCTTTGTTAAGCAGCACTCGGACACGGCGTTCATCGCAGCGCACTGCGAGATGATACCCATTGAGTGGGTGTGTCGCAGAGTGGCGACTGGATCTTTCCTCAAGAGGAATCCAGGAGTCAAAGAGGGCTACCGCTTTTCTCCTCTAAAGATGGAGATGTTCTTTAAA GATGATGCCAACAATGATCCTCAGTGGTCAGAGGAGCAGCTGCTGGAGGCCAAACTGTGTGTGGCTGGGCTCACTATTGGTCAGTGTGAGGTGGACATAATGAGTCGCAGCACTGTGGCCATTTTTGAGATAGTGGAGAAGGCCTGGGCCACTCAGAACTGCACCCTGGTGGACATGAAG ATTGAATTTGGCGTCAGTGTGAAAAGTGGAGAGATTGTGCTCGCTGACGTGATTGACAACGATTCATGGAGGCTTTGGCCAGCTGGAGATCGGAGCCAGCAAAAAGACAAACAG GTGTACAGAGAGCTGAAGGAAGTGACCCCAGAGGCAATgcagatggtgaagaggaattTTGAGTGGGTCTCTGAAAGGGTCAAG TTGCTGCTGGATCCCCAGGCAAGCAGCAGGGTGGTGCTTTTAATGGGCTCCATCTCAGACGTGGCCCATTGTGAAAAGATAAGAAAGGCGTGCGCCTCCTACGGGATCCCCTGTGTCCTCAGAGTCACCTCGGCACACAAGGGTCCAGATGAGACGCTGCGCATTAAAGCTGAATATGAAG GTGATGGCGTACCCACTGTGTTCGTGGCTGTGGCTGGGAGGAGTAACGGCCTCGGCCCAGTGATGTCTGGTAACACGGCTTACCCTGTGATCAGCTGCCCTCCTCTCACTCCAGACTGGGGACCACAAGATGTCTGGTCATCCCTCCGCATGCCAAGTG GTCTCGGCTGCTCCACCGTGTTGTCTCCTGAAGCTTGTGCTCAGTTTGCAGCGCAGATCTTGGGGTTGAGGGACCACCTGGTGTGGTGCAAACTGAGGGCATCCATGCTCAACACCTGGGTGTCTCTCAAGCTGGCTGACAAGAAGTTCCAGGCCTGCAGCCTCTGA